A stretch of the Balneola vulgaris DSM 17893 genome encodes the following:
- a CDS encoding ABC transporter ATP-binding protein: MAEKEKNIKADTKPSISSLKDTMIKIFALSKPYRAKFYFATVVVLIASAIWLTVPLGLRALLDAVFDKGDASLLNTLAMGLILLFTLQALFGFLGNYYLEWVGERVVTDLRKKVYGHLHTLGFRFFADRRLGEITSRLTNDVGSIRTALTDSLPQLLTISFSLIGSVSLMVALNWRLSLVIFVTVPFVTIATRYFGQKIRKLSRGIQDDLADSTAVAEDALGAVRLVKAFVREDFEVERYNSAIERLFTTVRKKVVLSELFWSGVGILFMATLVVIFWYGGKEVLEGRLTAGDLVAFIFYALNISRSISQTSRLYTAVNSAAGASERIFELLEEVPEIQDVPGAKDVQNVEGEIEFQKVSFEYEPNRPILKNISFHAKAGETIALVGPSGAGKTTLLHLIPRFYDIQDGDIKLDGNSISKLKVKGYREHLSMVPQEVHLFSTSIKDNIRYGNLEATDQEIEAAAKAANAHDFIQEMPDGYDSLIGEKGVKLSGGQRQRVAIARAILKNPKILLLDEATSSLDSESESLVQEALNRLMHNRTTFVIAHRLSTIQNADTILVLDKGKIIEKGGHQELLQLGGLYSHLYELQFRDLNNVH; the protein is encoded by the coding sequence ATGGCAGAAAAAGAGAAAAATATAAAAGCAGATACTAAACCATCTATATCGTCACTTAAAGATACAATGATTAAGATTTTTGCTCTGAGTAAGCCTTACAGAGCAAAGTTTTATTTTGCTACAGTTGTTGTATTAATAGCCTCGGCTATTTGGTTAACAGTACCTCTAGGTCTTAGAGCATTATTAGATGCTGTATTCGATAAAGGAGACGCCTCTCTATTGAATACCTTAGCCATGGGTTTGATTCTTCTATTTACCCTTCAGGCACTATTTGGCTTCTTAGGTAACTATTATTTAGAGTGGGTAGGCGAACGTGTAGTAACTGATCTGAGAAAAAAAGTATATGGTCATCTTCACACATTAGGGTTTAGGTTTTTCGCAGATCGGAGATTGGGTGAAATTACTTCGCGACTTACTAATGATGTTGGATCAATTCGCACGGCCTTAACAGATTCTCTACCTCAATTACTTACCATCTCATTTTCTTTAATAGGATCTGTGTCTTTGATGGTTGCCTTAAACTGGCGATTAAGCTTAGTCATTTTTGTAACTGTACCATTTGTAACCATTGCCACACGATATTTTGGGCAAAAGATTCGGAAGCTGTCTCGAGGAATCCAAGATGATCTCGCCGATTCAACTGCGGTAGCTGAAGATGCACTGGGGGCTGTTCGGCTAGTAAAAGCATTTGTTAGAGAAGACTTTGAAGTAGAGAGGTATAACTCTGCTATTGAACGATTGTTTACTACCGTTCGAAAGAAAGTAGTATTGAGCGAATTGTTCTGGTCGGGCGTAGGGATTTTATTTATGGCTACACTCGTAGTGATCTTTTGGTATGGTGGAAAAGAAGTTTTAGAAGGAAGGTTAACTGCAGGTGATTTAGTAGCTTTTATATTCTATGCCTTGAATATCTCTCGATCTATAAGTCAAACATCTCGTTTATATACCGCAGTTAATTCAGCTGCTGGGGCATCAGAACGAATTTTTGAGCTTTTGGAGGAAGTTCCTGAGATTCAAGATGTTCCCGGTGCTAAAGATGTTCAGAATGTTGAAGGTGAAATAGAATTTCAAAAGGTTTCATTCGAATATGAACCCAATCGCCCCATTCTAAAGAATATATCGTTTCATGCGAAAGCTGGAGAGACCATCGCATTAGTAGGACCAAGCGGTGCTGGTAAAACAACCTTACTTCACTTAATTCCTCGATTTTATGACATCCAAGATGGAGACATCAAGCTTGATGGAAATTCAATTTCTAAACTTAAAGTAAAAGGATATCGAGAACATTTGTCGATGGTGCCGCAAGAGGTTCACCTATTTAGTACTTCTATTAAAGACAATATTCGATATGGTAATTTAGAAGCTACCGATCAGGAAATTGAAGCGGCTGCTAAAGCTGCTAATGCACATGATTTTATTCAGGAGATGCCCGATGGCTATGATTCTTTAATTGGTGAAAAGGGCGTAAAGTTAAGTGGTGGGCAGCGTCAACGTGTTGCGATAGCGCGAGCGATCTTAAAAAACCCGAAGATCCTACTATTAGATGAAGCTACATCATCGCTGGATTCGGAATCAGAATCATTAGTTCAGGAAGCTTTAAACCGATTAATGCACAACCGAACTACTTTTGTTATTGCTCATCGCTTATCAACCATTCAAAATGCGGATACCATTTTAGTATTAGATAAAGGAAAGATTATTGAAAAGGGTGGGCATCAAGAGTTACTACAACTCGGTGGCCTGTACAGCCACCTTTATGAGTTACAGTTTCGAGATTTGAACAACGTACATTAA
- a CDS encoding carbohydrate binding family 9 domain-containing protein: MIKKIIGLLGVLLIVQGSAKSQDKVQITRISTPITLDGMPTEEAWQAIPALPVVQYEPVFNGEMSETSLMRVAYDENYLYVSGEMYTSDPSTITTNSLSRDKYSQGDVFGVVIDGFNDNQNATWFYTNPDGVRFDMAVSNDADFGGGRSAINGSWNTFWDVETVRNEKGWFAEMRIPFSSIGVQVQDDVTEMGIIIYRWISSANERHIYPSIPPNWGLGNAKPSQAQDVVLKGIKSKKPLYFTPYVLGGVNTMSNLKSDSSAYYFNDDVKKEVGFDLKYNLTSNLTMDVTVNTDFAQVEADDQQLNLSRFSLSFPEKRQFFQQRSSIFDFNFGRDRLFYSRRIGLDSSGNPVRILGGARLTGRVGDLDIGMINMQTADSDNLPSENFGVLRIRKSVLNQRSYMGGIFTSRIGADGSSNIVYGFDGDVNTVGDHFVEFKMAQSIDDGIPKEDRYDFKETSAIRFGVRSTSSTGFGYQFTFNRMADDLRPSLGFVRVGGTSQKFARLSYGWVSGKNSVFRRTGVRVFYYGRFYNSEHEMLSFTKGIQGRTLSTQWEGKFKYYGDLSIEFNTGKENIPAGNDFNLIGKIYIPSGTYTDEKIQLRYQFSESWTVGGNINANTGTIYDGNISELELSPRFFVSKQLELGGSYRITHLSFPERQGRDQTEFTSHLAQFKGQFAFNKKATLSTFLQYSNVAELVGANIRFRYNFSEGQDLWIVVNEQNYTDRVQNDPRLPNLPYLQARSILLKYNHTFSF; encoded by the coding sequence TTGATCAAGAAAATTATAGGGCTTTTGGGTGTTTTGCTGATAGTACAAGGTTCAGCAAAAAGTCAGGATAAAGTTCAAATTACACGAATTAGTACCCCCATTACTTTAGATGGGATGCCAACCGAAGAAGCTTGGCAAGCTATTCCCGCATTACCCGTGGTGCAATACGAACCCGTGTTTAATGGCGAAATGAGTGAGACTTCACTGATGAGAGTCGCCTATGACGAAAACTACTTATACGTTTCGGGTGAAATGTATACCAGCGACCCAAGTACTATCACTACGAATTCACTTTCAAGGGATAAATATAGCCAGGGGGATGTATTCGGAGTAGTAATTGATGGTTTTAACGACAATCAAAATGCAACTTGGTTCTATACCAACCCAGATGGAGTTCGCTTTGATATGGCCGTATCTAACGACGCAGATTTTGGTGGTGGTAGAAGTGCTATCAACGGAAGTTGGAATACCTTTTGGGATGTTGAAACGGTGCGCAACGAAAAGGGTTGGTTTGCTGAAATGCGCATTCCATTTTCAAGTATAGGCGTTCAAGTACAAGACGACGTAACTGAAATGGGAATAATTATTTATAGATGGATTAGTAGTGCGAATGAGCGCCATATCTATCCTAGTATTCCTCCAAACTGGGGACTTGGAAATGCTAAGCCTAGTCAAGCTCAAGATGTAGTGCTTAAAGGGATCAAATCGAAGAAGCCTCTCTATTTTACACCGTATGTTCTCGGTGGCGTAAATACCATGAGCAATCTGAAAAGTGATTCATCGGCCTATTATTTTAATGATGATGTTAAAAAAGAAGTTGGTTTCGACTTGAAATACAATCTTACTTCCAACTTAACAATGGATGTAACGGTGAACACCGATTTCGCTCAGGTTGAAGCCGATGATCAGCAGTTAAATCTATCGCGCTTTTCACTTTCATTTCCTGAGAAGAGACAATTTTTCCAACAACGATCATCCATCTTCGATTTCAATTTTGGACGAGATCGTCTTTTTTATAGTCGTCGAATAGGTCTCGATAGCTCAGGTAATCCCGTTCGGATATTGGGTGGTGCTCGATTAACGGGAAGAGTAGGGGATTTAGACATCGGCATGATCAATATGCAAACAGCTGATTCAGATAACCTACCATCGGAGAATTTTGGAGTACTACGAATTAGAAAATCGGTGCTTAATCAGCGAAGCTATATGGGTGGAATCTTTACTTCTCGCATAGGCGCTGACGGTAGTTCAAACATCGTATATGGTTTTGATGGGGATGTGAATACGGTAGGGGATCATTTTGTAGAATTTAAAATGGCTCAATCTATAGACGATGGTATTCCTAAAGAGGACCGGTATGATTTTAAAGAAACTAGCGCTATACGTTTTGGCGTAAGAAGCACAAGTAGCACTGGCTTCGGTTATCAGTTTACATTTAATAGAATGGCCGATGACTTGAGACCGTCATTAGGTTTTGTTCGTGTTGGCGGTACTTCTCAAAAGTTTGCACGCCTAAGTTATGGTTGGGTATCAGGTAAAAACTCTGTGTTTAGAAGAACCGGAGTTCGAGTTTTTTACTACGGGAGATTTTATAACTCTGAACATGAAATGTTAAGCTTTACGAAAGGGATTCAAGGGCGAACCCTTAGTACACAATGGGAAGGAAAATTCAAATACTATGGCGACTTAAGTATTGAATTCAATACAGGTAAAGAGAATATCCCAGCAGGTAACGATTTTAATTTAATTGGGAAGATTTACATCCCATCAGGCACTTATACGGATGAGAAAATTCAGTTACGATACCAATTTTCAGAATCATGGACTGTTGGTGGAAATATAAATGCGAATACAGGGACCATTTATGATGGGAATATTAGTGAGCTTGAATTAAGCCCACGATTTTTTGTATCAAAACAACTCGAGTTAGGCGGTAGTTACCGAATTACTCATTTGTCGTTCCCAGAACGCCAAGGTCGTGATCAAACGGAGTTTACTTCACACCTAGCACAGTTTAAAGGACAGTTTGCCTTCAATAAAAAAGCTACACTTAGTACATTTTTGCAGTATAGTAATGTGGCTGAATTAGTTGGAGCAAATATTCGCTTCCGTTACAACTTTAGTGAGGGGCAAGATCTATGGATTGTTGTAAACGAGCAGAACTACACCGATCGAGTACAAAACGACCCTCGTTTACCAAATTTACCGTATCTACAAGCGCGTTCCATCTTATTGAAATACAATCATACATTCTCATTTTAG
- a CDS encoding SPFH domain-containing protein, producing the protein MEVIEIMELVSQALVGLFALYLIFKVIKSLRLVPNQYAYIVERLGNYHKTLGPGFHALVPFVDKVVYKQDLREETIEVEPQECFTKDNVKVEVDGVIYLSVMDPVNASYGVTNYRYAAIQLAQTTTRSVIGLMDLDQTFEERAFMSKEVVKVLSEMEIPWGIKVHRYEIKNILTPRTVQNAMERQMTAERDRRAVIAKSEGVKGSKVNDAEGIKAEIVNISEAEMQRQINEAEGQAKEIEAIAEATAISIEKIAEALSQPMGTEAMKLRLSEKYLNTLEGLGRNQNDIILPKDISSYDAVMEGLSLDEFKLTAKKKTT; encoded by the coding sequence ATGGAAGTCATTGAAATCATGGAATTGGTTAGCCAAGCTTTAGTTGGCTTATTTGCATTATATCTCATTTTTAAAGTGATAAAGTCACTACGACTCGTGCCTAACCAATATGCCTACATCGTAGAACGCCTTGGTAATTACCATAAAACGCTTGGGCCAGGTTTCCACGCTCTTGTGCCCTTTGTAGATAAAGTGGTGTACAAGCAAGATTTGCGTGAGGAAACGATAGAAGTTGAACCTCAAGAATGTTTCACTAAAGATAACGTTAAAGTTGAAGTAGATGGTGTTATCTACCTCAGTGTTATGGATCCAGTGAATGCCAGTTACGGAGTAACGAATTACCGATATGCCGCTATTCAACTAGCTCAAACAACCACTCGTTCAGTAATCGGTTTAATGGATCTAGATCAAACGTTCGAAGAACGCGCTTTTATGAGTAAAGAGGTAGTTAAAGTGCTCAGTGAAATGGAAATTCCGTGGGGAATCAAGGTTCACCGATATGAAATCAAGAATATTTTAACTCCAAGAACAGTTCAAAATGCCATGGAAAGGCAAATGACTGCAGAACGTGATAGACGTGCTGTAATTGCGAAATCTGAAGGGGTTAAAGGCTCTAAAGTAAATGATGCAGAAGGTATAAAAGCTGAAATTGTGAATATTTCGGAGGCTGAAATGCAGCGCCAGATCAATGAAGCTGAAGGACAGGCTAAAGAGATTGAAGCTATTGCTGAAGCAACGGCTATATCCATCGAAAAAATAGCTGAAGCATTATCTCAACCAATGGGTACAGAAGCCATGAAATTAAGGCTTTCAGAAAAATACTTGAATACCCTAGAAGGCTTAGGTCGTAATCAAAATGATATCATCTTACCAAAAGATATCTCAAGTTATGACGCCGTAATGGAAGGTCTATCCTTGGATGAGTTTAAACTAACGGCTAAGAAAAAAACCACCTAG
- a CDS encoding pyridoxal-phosphate dependent enzyme: protein MSEYQAIPSFDDLKVAHSIIQDHAHVTPVLTSKAVNERAGTSIYFKCENFQKVGAFKFRGACNAIFTLTDEEATKGVATHSSGNHAQAVALAAKIRGIKAYVVMPKNAPKVKVNAVQGYGAEVTFCEPTLEAREGTLNEVVEKTNATIIHPYNDSRIVAGQGTSAIEFLESHPDLDTIITPVGGGGLLSGTLIAAKHINPAIKVYGAEPEIADDSYRSLKAGSIQPVLSTATIADGLRTQIGALPFSIIKDHVDDIITVSEADIIEAMRFIWERMNMIIEASCAVPVAAVFNHPEKFKGQQVGIIITGGNVDLGNLPW, encoded by the coding sequence ATGTCTGAATACCAAGCGATTCCAAGTTTCGATGATCTAAAAGTAGCACATTCTATTATACAAGATCATGCACATGTAACTCCAGTTTTAACTTCAAAGGCTGTGAATGAGCGAGCGGGCACATCCATTTATTTTAAATGTGAAAACTTTCAGAAGGTAGGAGCCTTTAAATTTAGAGGAGCTTGTAACGCTATCTTTACACTTACAGATGAAGAAGCAACCAAAGGCGTAGCCACACATTCCTCAGGTAATCATGCACAAGCTGTAGCATTGGCTGCAAAAATAAGAGGGATAAAAGCCTATGTGGTTATGCCAAAAAATGCTCCTAAGGTTAAAGTAAACGCCGTTCAGGGCTATGGTGCAGAGGTTACATTTTGCGAACCAACATTGGAAGCTCGCGAAGGCACTCTAAATGAAGTAGTCGAGAAAACTAACGCTACCATCATCCATCCCTACAACGATAGTCGAATTGTTGCTGGACAAGGAACCTCAGCTATTGAATTTCTTGAATCTCACCCTGATTTAGATACTATTATAACTCCAGTGGGCGGTGGCGGATTATTAAGCGGCACTTTAATTGCAGCTAAACACATAAATCCGGCTATTAAGGTATATGGTGCTGAACCTGAAATCGCAGACGATTCTTACCGATCTCTTAAAGCTGGAAGTATACAACCTGTTTTAAGTACTGCTACTATTGCCGATGGACTTAGAACTCAGATTGGAGCCCTTCCCTTTTCAATCATCAAAGACCATGTGGATGATATCATTACTGTTTCAGAAGCTGACATTATTGAGGCTATGAGATTCATCTGGGAACGAATGAATATGATTATTGAAGCTTCTTGTGCGGTTCCAGTAGCGGCCGTCTTTAATCATCCAGAAAAATTTAAAGGTCAACAAGTCGGCATTATTATAACCGGTGGCAATGTTGACCTTGGAAATTTACCATGGTAA
- a CDS encoding NfeD family protein yields MDIELITWIFIGGGLSLMLLELLIPSGMAFLLGLSGVLVGLVQLLGFFEDPVNAVMAWLFTSVALTIAVRPVIKKYFQGETSFKFADEDFEAMDQIVEVVEPLNDSTNEGRIRFQGISWQARTIDGEVPVGAQVRIKYRDNTTWIVEPVTPISPTSNQQLKQSNEE; encoded by the coding sequence ATGGATATTGAGTTAATCACTTGGATTTTTATTGGTGGAGGTCTGAGCCTAATGCTACTTGAATTGCTCATACCATCTGGGATGGCCTTCTTACTAGGGTTAAGCGGTGTGTTAGTTGGTTTGGTTCAACTGCTTGGATTTTTTGAAGATCCTGTAAATGCGGTAATGGCTTGGTTATTCACATCCGTCGCACTTACCATCGCGGTTCGACCTGTTATAAAAAAATATTTTCAAGGTGAGACCTCTTTTAAGTTCGCCGATGAAGACTTCGAAGCCATGGATCAAATTGTAGAGGTTGTTGAACCACTTAATGATTCTACAAATGAAGGTAGAATTCGATTTCAAGGCATCTCATGGCAAGCTCGAACAATTGACGGAGAGGTTCCTGTGGGCGCACAAGTTCGCATTAAATATCGCGACAATACAACTTGGATTGTTGAGCCTGTAACACCTATTTCACCCACTTCAAATCAACAATTAAAACAATCAAACGAGGAATAA
- a CDS encoding DUF2911 domain-containing protein, with protein sequence MNKKIYLLPVFLVLLLASPSFAQLPVSLDLPKVSPKETRSITIGYTKISFEYSSVAVKGRKVWGDLVPYGRIWRTGANENTIVSFSDDVLINGEPIAAGSYALHTIPSENEWVLIFSHFTEGWGSFFYDESEDALRIRVEPKDMDSKYEWMKFSFDNYTASSVDIALKWAHKKIPFRVEIPKEQTFAHIENQLRSLAAFSWHGWYQGAEYTLNNSYKMEKGLAWADRAMQMEKNVQTMTMKSKLLLATGENAAGLELAEEMGDKFGDEWRTHYNMGEIYQLAEMEEKAIKHYSKALKMNSNQRWKDRIQAKINSLKSSTP encoded by the coding sequence ATGAATAAAAAAATATATCTACTACCAGTGTTTCTGGTGTTACTATTAGCAAGTCCTTCATTTGCGCAATTACCAGTATCGCTTGATTTGCCAAAAGTGAGTCCTAAAGAAACAAGAAGTATAACTATTGGTTACACCAAAATTAGTTTTGAGTATAGCTCAGTAGCGGTAAAAGGGCGCAAGGTTTGGGGCGACTTAGTGCCATATGGAAGAATCTGGCGTACCGGAGCAAATGAGAATACTATAGTCTCTTTTAGTGATGATGTATTGATTAATGGAGAACCGATTGCTGCAGGAAGCTATGCCCTTCATACCATTCCAAGCGAAAATGAATGGGTACTTATTTTCTCTCACTTTACAGAAGGATGGGGTAGTTTCTTTTACGATGAAAGTGAAGATGCCCTTAGAATCCGTGTAGAACCCAAAGATATGGATAGTAAATATGAGTGGATGAAGTTTTCATTCGATAACTATACCGCTTCCTCGGTTGATATCGCACTTAAATGGGCACATAAGAAAATACCATTCCGCGTTGAAATACCGAAGGAGCAGACCTTTGCTCATATAGAAAATCAATTGAGAAGCTTAGCCGCCTTTTCATGGCATGGATGGTACCAAGGTGCGGAGTATACTCTGAACAATAGTTATAAGATGGAAAAAGGCTTAGCATGGGCCGATCGTGCTATGCAGATGGAAAAAAATGTTCAAACCATGACCATGAAGTCGAAGTTGTTACTGGCTACAGGCGAGAATGCAGCAGGTTTGGAATTAGCCGAAGAAATGGGCGATAAATTTGGTGACGAATGGAGAACCCACTACAACATGGGAGAAATCTATCAATTGGCTGAAATGGAAGAGAAGGCTATTAAGCATTATAGCAAAGCTCTAAAAATGAATTCGAATCAGCGTTGGAAAGACCGCATTCAGGCTAAAATCAATTCTCTTAAAAGCAGTACCCCTTAA
- a CDS encoding carbohydrate binding family 9 domain-containing protein: MGKFFGCTLIILIISVGDVWAQQPTRINEEINLDGVLDESFWQSITSYPVVQYEPVYRGEMSEKTVFKIAYDDNYLYVGGALYYNDIDDMTSNSLVRDKYSQDDIFAIVIDGFNDNQNATWFFTNPDGTRFDFAVSNDASSGGGRSSRNASWNTFWDVATTKTNEGWFAEMKIPFSSIGIQVEDNISEMGIIMYRLIASKNERHVFPDIPPKWGMGFAKPSIAQDFKLEGLEAKNPLYVTPYVLGGVKRLSEYDATNNEYYYEDDTQLELGFDAKYNLTPNLTLDVTVNTDFAQVEADDQQLNLSRFSLFFPEKRQFFQQRAGIYDFLIGRDMVFYSRRIGLDSSGNPVRILGGGRVTGRVGNLDIGVMNLQTADSENLPSENFGVVRLKKTVLNDRSYLGGIFTSRLGANGNSNVVYGVDTDINTFDNQFVELRAVQSIDSDLPSAERTNFDETSMLRVSVRSLTETGFSYQTSYTRTAENFRPELGFVRIKGITQKYLTLGYGWLAKEESMFTINKLKAFYVGRFYNTDHEFFSYEKGLQSRSANFIWESKFKKIGELGMELVLTKEDIPIGESFDLLGKIFIPSDTYSNHKYKILYRLSETWKFGGNIRGGIGTFYDGDIIEFEFNPYFYASRKVEIGGSYKLTDLRFPERAGRTTTDFTSHLGQFKGQFSFDKKASISAFIQYSNVEELIGANIRFRYNFREGQDLWIVLNETSYTNRDPRAFGMPDLPMMQSGSILLKYNHTFGF, from the coding sequence TTGGGAAAGTTTTTTGGATGTACACTAATCATTCTGATTATTAGTGTAGGTGATGTATGGGCACAGCAACCTACGAGAATAAACGAGGAAATTAATTTAGACGGTGTACTGGATGAATCATTTTGGCAAAGCATAACCTCATATCCAGTGGTTCAATATGAACCAGTGTATAGGGGTGAGATGTCGGAGAAAACGGTTTTTAAAATCGCCTATGATGATAACTACTTATATGTTGGCGGCGCGCTGTATTACAACGACATAGACGATATGACTTCGAACTCCTTAGTTCGAGATAAGTATAGCCAAGATGACATTTTCGCAATTGTAATAGATGGCTTTAATGACAATCAAAACGCGACTTGGTTTTTCACTAATCCTGATGGAACCCGATTCGATTTTGCAGTTTCGAATGATGCCTCATCTGGGGGTGGTCGTAGTTCGAGGAATGCCAGTTGGAATACATTTTGGGATGTAGCTACTACTAAAACCAATGAAGGTTGGTTTGCTGAGATGAAAATTCCATTTAGCAGTATTGGTATTCAAGTTGAAGACAACATCTCAGAAATGGGCATCATCATGTATCGATTAATTGCCAGTAAAAATGAACGGCATGTATTCCCAGACATTCCACCAAAATGGGGGATGGGTTTTGCAAAGCCATCAATTGCCCAAGATTTTAAATTAGAGGGACTCGAAGCAAAGAATCCGTTGTATGTAACGCCGTATGTATTGGGTGGAGTGAAAAGGCTCAGTGAGTATGATGCTACAAACAATGAGTACTATTACGAAGATGATACTCAACTCGAATTGGGTTTTGATGCAAAGTATAATTTAACTCCGAATCTAACTTTAGACGTTACCGTTAATACTGATTTTGCTCAAGTTGAAGCCGATGACCAACAGCTAAATTTATCACGGTTTTCATTGTTTTTTCCGGAAAAACGTCAATTTTTTCAGCAACGAGCTGGTATCTATGACTTCCTAATCGGGCGTGATATGGTTTTTTACAGTCGTAGAATTGGATTAGATAGTTCAGGAAATCCAGTTCGGATATTAGGAGGTGGGCGTGTTACAGGCCGTGTGGGTAACTTGGATATTGGAGTAATGAACCTCCAAACAGCCGATAGTGAGAATTTACCTTCCGAAAACTTTGGCGTTGTTCGTTTAAAGAAAACTGTTTTGAATGATCGGTCTTACTTAGGAGGGATATTTACTTCTCGCCTTGGGGCCAATGGCAATAGCAATGTTGTATACGGTGTTGATACCGATATCAATACTTTCGATAACCAGTTTGTGGAGTTAAGAGCAGTTCAATCCATTGACAGTGATTTGCCATCTGCAGAGCGAACCAACTTCGATGAAACGTCAATGCTTCGTGTTTCAGTGAGAAGTTTAACGGAAACAGGTTTTAGCTATCAGACTTCCTATACACGAACTGCCGAAAATTTTAGGCCAGAGTTAGGTTTTGTTCGCATAAAAGGCATTACTCAGAAATACCTCACTTTAGGATATGGCTGGTTAGCCAAAGAAGAATCTATGTTCACCATAAATAAGCTAAAAGCTTTTTATGTAGGCCGATTCTATAATACCGATCATGAATTCTTCTCATACGAGAAAGGTTTGCAAAGTAGAAGTGCAAACTTCATCTGGGAGTCGAAATTCAAAAAGATTGGAGAACTAGGTATGGAGTTGGTGCTTACCAAAGAGGATATACCTATTGGGGAATCATTCGATTTATTAGGTAAGATTTTTATTCCATCGGATACTTATTCAAATCATAAGTATAAAATACTTTACCGACTTTCAGAAACATGGAAGTTTGGTGGGAACATTCGAGGAGGAATAGGAACCTTCTATGATGGCGATATAATTGAATTTGAATTCAATCCTTATTTTTACGCATCTAGAAAAGTAGAAATAGGAGGGAGTTATAAATTGACAGACCTTCGGTTCCCAGAGAGAGCCGGGCGCACAACCACCGACTTCACTTCTCATTTAGGTCAATTTAAAGGTCAATTTTCGTTTGATAAAAAAGCTTCGATCAGTGCTTTCATTCAATACAGTAACGTGGAAGAGTTAATAGGAGCGAACATCAGATTCCGATATAATTTCCGAGAAGGCCAAGATTTATGGATAGTTCTGAATGAAACGTCTTACACAAACAGAGACCCTCGAGCATTTGGAATGCCAGATTTACCTATGATGCAGAGTGGATCCATATTGCTGAAGTATAATCATACATTTGGGTTCTAG
- a CDS encoding SPFH domain-containing protein — protein MFWTPILIGLVVLYFILTRLFIIVEMREEVIQERLGKFKKNLKPGFHFLVPFVDRPAYRREMREQVLDVPSQTCITKDNIEVAVDGLVYIKVMDAYKASYGISNYQAAAINLAQTTMRSEVGKITLDDTFSEREKMNENIVREIDKAADPWGIKVLRYEIKNIRPSNEIVDTMEKQMEAEREKRAEITHSEGFRQARINESEGEQRSQVLLSEGARQKRINEAVGKAKEIELIATATANGINRIAEAMKKPGGELAVKTKLVEQYINQFGQILKQSNISVLPTETANLKTFFEGVGKVSDHTKSNESKEGK, from the coding sequence ATGTTCTGGACTCCAATACTTATTGGTCTAGTTGTCTTATACTTTATTCTTACACGTCTATTCATCATCGTAGAGATGCGAGAAGAGGTAATTCAAGAGCGACTAGGTAAATTTAAAAAGAACCTAAAACCGGGTTTTCATTTTCTTGTTCCTTTTGTGGACCGCCCCGCCTACCGTCGAGAAATGCGTGAACAGGTGCTAGATGTACCGAGCCAAACTTGTATCACAAAAGATAACATTGAGGTTGCTGTAGATGGTTTAGTGTATATCAAAGTGATGGATGCGTACAAAGCTAGTTATGGTATTTCAAACTACCAGGCAGCGGCCATCAACCTTGCGCAAACCACTATGCGAAGTGAAGTAGGTAAAATCACCTTAGATGACACCTTTTCGGAACGTGAGAAGATGAATGAAAATATCGTTCGTGAAATTGATAAAGCAGCCGATCCTTGGGGTATTAAAGTTCTTCGATACGAGATTAAAAATATTCGTCCATCGAATGAAATTGTAGATACCATGGAAAAGCAAATGGAAGCAGAACGTGAAAAACGTGCTGAAATCACACATTCTGAAGGATTTAGACAAGCTCGAATTAATGAATCGGAAGGTGAACAACGTAGCCAAGTATTATTATCTGAAGGGGCTCGACAGAAAAGAATTAATGAGGCAGTTGGTAAAGCCAAAGAAATTGAATTAATAGCCACTGCTACTGCAAATGGTATCAATAGAATTGCTGAAGCAATGAAAAAACCAGGTGGTGAATTAGCGGTGAAAACCAAACTTGTTGAGCAATACATAAATCAGTTTGGCCAAATTCTTAAACAAAGTAATATCTCAGTTCTTCCTACTGAAACCGCCAACTTGAAGACCTTTTTTGAAGGGGTTGGTAAAGTAAGTGACCACACAAAAAGTAATGAATCTAAAGAGGGTAAGTAG